From Triticum aestivum cultivar Chinese Spring chromosome 4A, IWGSC CS RefSeq v2.1, whole genome shotgun sequence, a single genomic window includes:
- the LOC123082726 gene encoding aspartyl protease family protein 2-like: protein MSMKLAACSLLLPLVLAALLHPADVVAVGDGTPDRGGGGFSLRLVPSHGWNRSIHVDDDGFVHLNEHPTTALRPPMHTQIGGKYSVVTTVGTGAGRRTYVLALDMTSSELWMQCKPVQKPFAQQPPPFEPAKSPSFRHVPGNSRLCLPPAHGHRPTVQDPCKFRSFGLNGTDARGVLSNETLAFAAAGQEAEVAGVVIGCTHSSDGFNFNSHGVLAGVLGLGRQAPSLIWTLGQHRHVAVQVHRFSYCLPSHGSPDHHTFLRFGDDIPHTQHMVSTKILYTSFTTSRDFSAYFVSLTGVSVGGRQLDLEHIGELFKRHIHGGRWTGGCAFDAGTAAMVMVAPAYEKLKDAVLEHLKPLGVPTVSRVEYHLCFRTTSQLWQHLPTVTLQFAEPEARLVLPPQRLFVAVGHDICLAVVRSNDITIIGAMQQVDKRFVYDVRDGRIYFAPENGCHADAGHQI from the coding sequence ATGTCCATGAAGCTCGCCGCGTGCTCTCTCCTCCTTCCTCTAGTGCTTGCGGCGCTCCTCCACCCGGCTGATGTCGTCGCTGTAGGTGATGGCACACCAGACCGCGGTGGCGGTGGCTTCAGCCTGCGGCTGGTACCCAGCCACGGCTGGAACCGTAGCATCCACGTCGACGACGACGGCTTCGTGCACCTGAATGAGCACCCCACCACCGCGCTTCGGCCGCCCATGCACACACAAATTGGGGGCAAGTACAGCGTCGTCACCACCGTTGGGACGGGAGCGGGACGACGCACGTACGTCCTCGCGCTGGATATGACCAGCAGCGAACTGTGGATGCAGTGCAAGCCGGTCCAAAAGCCTTTCGCACAGCAGCCGCCGCCCTTCGAGCCTGCCAAGTCGCCGTCGTTCCGCCATGTACCCGGCAACAGCAGGTTATGCTTGCCGCCCGCTCATGGGCATCGGCCCACAGTTCAAGACCCATGCAAGTTTCGTAGCTTCGGACTTAACGGCACCGATGCGAGAGGCGTCCTGAGCAACGAGAccttggccttcgcggccgccggCCAGGAGGCGGAGGTTGCTGGCGTCGTCATTGGCTGCACGCACAGCAGCGACGGCTTCAACTTCAACAGCCACGGAGTGCTCGCCGGGGTGCTCGGCCTGGGAAGGCAGGCCCCGTCGCTCATCTGGACGCTCGGCCAACACAGGCATGTTGCCGTGCAAGTGCATCGCTTCTCTTACTGCCTCCCTAGCCACGGCTCGCCGGACCACCACACCTTTCTTCGGTTCGGCGACGACATCCCACACACCCAACACATGGTGAGCACCAAGATCTTGTACACGAGCTTCACCACTAGCCGAGATTTCAGCGCCTACTTCGTCTCCCTCACGGGCGTCAGCGTCGGCGGGCGGCAGCTGGACCTGGAGCATATCGGGGAGCTGTTCAAGCGCCACATCCATGGTGGCAGGTGGACCGGCGGGTGCGCGTTCGATGCTGGGACTGCGGCAATGGTGATGGTAGCGCCCGCTTACGAAAAGCTCAAGGACGCCGTGTTGGAGCACCTCAAGCCGCTAGGGGTGCCAACCGTGTCCCGCGTCGAGTACCACCTCTGCTTCCGCACGACATCGcagctctggcagcacctgcccacGGTGACGCTGCAGTTCGCCGAGCCTGAAGCGCGGCTCGTGCTGCCGCCACAACGGCTGTTCGTCGCAGTGGGGCACGACATCTGCCTCGCCGTGGTGCGGAgcaacgacatcaccatcatcgGCGCCATGCAGCAAGTGGACAAGCGCTTTGTCTACGATGTTAGAGATGGCAGGATCTACTTCGCCCCTGAGAATGGATGCCATGCAGACGCCGGCCACCAGATTTAA